The Verrucomicrobiota bacterium sequence TCGCACCCGCTATTCCACCGAGCATGGCCTGAAATATTTGAGCCTTTCCGTATGTTCCAAAGGGACGCAAACGAATCGGGTATTGATCAAGGACGTGCTTTTGGCGGATAAACAGATTCTTCCAAAACACTTTCAAACTCTGCGCCATCGCTATGGTAAAACTCCGGGCTGGAAACACGTCAAAGAACGACTAGCGTACATTTACCATCACCCCTTTGAACGCATGGACGAAGTATGCTGGGCCACGACGCGTCTGTCGCTGGATTTGTTTCATTTGAAACCTGTTGTCCATATTGCCTCACAGCTTCCGGTTGTTGGGGTTAAAAGTGAGCTGATGCTGAATCTCACCCGTGCGGTGGGCGGGGACCATTATTTGTCCGGACCGGGAGCCCGTACTTATCTCGATATGGCAATTTTTGCTCAAGCTGGCACCGGTGTAAGTTTCCATGAGTTTAAACACCCAATCTGGAAACAAACTTCCGGCCATCCATTCCACGCTGCCGCGTTTGCGATGGAGTGGTTTCTTGAAGAGCCTGAGGAAGCCGTCGCCGGTTTTCAACAATTGCTTCGTTCCAACCTCAATCACCCTTCTCGTTGCTTCCAGTATTAGCCTGGTTGGCCGTGGAAATAGCTCTGCCGCAACGAATACCGGCGTTGCGGAGAGAAGATCATAATTTCCACGGTGGGCGGTACACCTTGCCCGTCAGTTTGGCTGCTTCGGCGTCGTTCATCATTTCTTCCTTTTCCGGATCCCACTTAATCTTGCGGCCTAAACGGGCGGCAATGTTGCCCAAGTGGCATACGGTGGCGGAACGATGGCCAATAGCCACGTCGCAGATTGGCAGTTTTCGGGACTTGATACAGTCAAGCCAGTTTTGGTAGTGGTCCAAGCTCACGTAAATGTGCTTGAGCTGATCATCCGGCATGGCGGGGATGTCGTCCAAGTCCTCCATTTTCTGAGTATCGCAGGTTCGCACGAAAGGGCGGTTGACGTGAATAATGCCCTTATCACCGATAAAAACGGTGCCGGTAATTTCGGATTTGCTCTTGGTGGCCGGTTGGTCGGCTTTCGCACCCTGATTCAGGTCAATCTTTACGCCGTTGGCATACTTGTATTGGATGGAACTCCAGGTGAAAACCTCGAAGCGTTTCTGCGGATCATATTCTGCCTTGCCTTCAATCTCGACTGGTCCGGTATTATCCATCTCCAGCCCCCATTGTGCGATGTCGAGATGATGAGCGCCCCAGTTGGTCATCTGGCCGCCGGAATAATCCCAGAAGAAGCGAAAATAGTAATGCACCCGTGACTTGTTGTACGGGCGGTCGGGTGCCGGGCCGAGCCACATGTTATAATCCAACTCTGGCGGCGGCGCGCTATCGGGTGTGTTATCCAACTTTGGGTCCCAGTTGACTTTCGGGAGCCCGACTTTGATGGTGTGGACCTTGCCGATTTTACCCAAGCGCAACATCTCAATGGCGGTGCGGTAAGTTTTCATGGATCGCTGCATACTGCCGGTCTGCACAATCCGGTTGGTTTTGCGGGCGATCTTAACGAGGGTTTTACCTTCTTCGATGAACAAGGTGAGCGGCTTTTCGCAATAGACATCTTTGCCGGCTTGGCAGGCATCCACTGCCTGCATTGCGTGCCAATGATCCGGCGTCGAAATCACGACGCCATCCAGGCTTTTGTCTTCCAATAGCTTGCGGTAATCACCATAGGCGGTAACCGGTTTGCCCTGGGCCTTGACAATCGCCGTCTGGGCTTTGGCGATAATGTTTTTATCCACGTCGCAGATGGCGGCCACCATCTTCTTCTTGAGGAAAAATCCCATGTTTTGCATGCCGCGGTTGCCTACCGCGATGAAACCAATACGCGCAAGGTCGCTGGGATTTTCTCCGGTGGCCGCCTTGGTTTCATTCAGGAAAATGTTTGGAAGTGCCAAGGTGGCACCAATACCAACACTGGCATTGCGCGTCTGCTTCAAGAA is a genomic window containing:
- a CDS encoding Gfo/Idh/MocA family oxidoreductase yields the protein MKTQVNRRAFLKQTRNASVGIGATLALPNIFLNETKAATGENPSDLARIGFIAVGNRGMQNMGFFLKKKMVAAICDVDKNIIAKAQTAIVKAQGKPVTAYGDYRKLLEDKSLDGVVISTPDHWHAMQAVDACQAGKDVYCEKPLTLFIEEGKTLVKIARKTNRIVQTGSMQRSMKTYRTAIEMLRLGKIGKVHTIKVGLPKVNWDPKLDNTPDSAPPPELDYNMWLGPAPDRPYNKSRVHYYFRFFWDYSGGQMTNWGAHHLDIAQWGLEMDNTGPVEIEGKAEYDPQKRFEVFTWSSIQYKYANGVKIDLNQGAKADQPATKSKSEITGTVFIGDKGIIHVNRPFVRTCDTQKMEDLDDIPAMPDDQLKHIYVSLDHYQNWLDCIKSRKLPICDVAIGHRSATVCHLGNIAARLGRKIKWDPEKEEMMNDAEAAKLTGKVYRPPWKL
- a CDS encoding WbqC family protein, producing the protein MLSPEASQPSKLNCSESVGSVAATALAQRVVSIHQPHYLPWLGLLAKIAASDIFIWLDTVQYNRWDFQHRTRYSTEHGLKYLSLSVCSKGTQTNRVLIKDVLLADKQILPKHFQTLRHRYGKTPGWKHVKERLAYIYHHPFERMDEVCWATTRLSLDLFHLKPVVHIASQLPVVGVKSELMLNLTRAVGGDHYLSGPGARTYLDMAIFAQAGTGVSFHEFKHPIWKQTSGHPFHAAAFAMEWFLEEPEEAVAGFQQLLRSNLNHPSRCFQY